In a single window of the Campylobacter fetus subsp. testudinum 03-427 genome:
- a CDS encoding Na+-dependent transporter, SNF family (Pfam matches to PF00209.14 SNF, and to PF00209.14 SNF), with protein sequence MIEKFSKIGFVLAMAGSAVGLGNAWKFPTMVGNNGGSAFILLYVLLTLGIAVVVFLAELAIGKLGETDIVGSLYKLAPKHKKQWSLAGFFMITAVLIASFYMIVIGWILKYIFMSFSTLPADATAAGAAFGNLITNDFISVFICFTIVFLLVFYVVSKGIKSGIERLNIWMMPSLFGLLVLLLLYSIFQSGGFVSAVQFLFIPDFSKLLNPNIILQALGLAFFSMSMGVGTVATYAASLPDGTNLIKSTFSIVSINILIGIMMGLVVFSFIPIQDGQPASEGAGLIFVSLTSLFAQMGVVGNVLSVAFFISLLFAGITSAVSMIEPFTLYLINKFKISRKMSITFIGILVYILGICCILSYYGATSASFSLPKEIFATQKPVPFFDVLDFMTSNVLMPIGALTFSIFVGWILKRDGLYILFSGFISKTWFEIWYFALRFVAPIAIIAIGVYQLINKLN encoded by the coding sequence ATGATAGAAAAGTTTTCTAAAATCGGCTTTGTTCTTGCAATGGCAGGAAGCGCCGTAGGACTTGGAAACGCTTGGAAATTCCCAACTATGGTTGGAAATAACGGCGGTTCGGCATTTATCTTACTTTATGTTTTACTAACTCTTGGTATAGCAGTAGTTGTTTTTTTAGCAGAACTTGCTATAGGAAAACTCGGTGAAACAGATATAGTAGGCTCTCTTTACAAACTAGCACCAAAACACAAAAAGCAGTGGAGTTTGGCTGGATTTTTTATGATAACTGCTGTGCTTATAGCTTCATTTTATATGATAGTTATAGGATGGATTTTAAAATACATATTTATGAGTTTTAGCACTCTTCCTGCTGACGCAACTGCGGCTGGCGCGGCGTTTGGGAATTTAATCACAAATGATTTTATAAGCGTATTTATATGTTTTACGATAGTGTTTTTACTAGTTTTTTATGTAGTATCAAAAGGTATAAAAAGCGGTATAGAAAGACTAAATATTTGGATGATGCCATCGCTATTTGGACTACTCGTGCTGTTGCTTTTATACTCTATATTTCAAAGTGGAGGATTTGTAAGTGCGGTTCAGTTCTTGTTTATTCCAGATTTTAGCAAACTTTTAAATCCTAATATAATACTTCAGGCCTTAGGACTTGCATTTTTCTCTATGTCTATGGGTGTAGGAACTGTTGCTACATACGCTGCTAGTCTTCCAGATGGAACAAATTTGATAAAATCAACTTTCTCTATAGTATCTATAAATATTTTAATCGGTATAATGATGGGACTTGTAGTATTCTCATTTATACCTATACAAGATGGTCAGCCAGCCAGTGAAGGAGCTGGACTCATTTTTGTTTCGCTAACATCTTTATTTGCTCAAATGGGAGTTGTAGGAAATGTTTTATCAGTAGCATTTTTTATATCTTTACTTTTTGCTGGTATAACCTCAGCTGTTTCTATGATCGAACCATTTACGCTTTATCTTATAAATAAATTTAAAATATCTAGAAAAATGTCAATAACTTTTATAGGAATCTTAGTTTATATTCTTGGAATATGTTGTATATTATCATATTATGGAGCTACATCTGCTTCATTTTCTCTTCCAAAAGAGATTTTTGCTACTCAAAAACCAGTTCCGTTTTTTGACGTGCTGGATTTTATGACTTCAAATGTGCTTATGCCGATTGGAGCATTAACATTTAGTATTTTTGTTGGTTGGATTTTAAAACGAGATGGACTATATATCTTATTTTCAGGATTTATTAGTAAAACTTGGTTTGAAATTTGGTATTTTGCGCTTCGTTTTGTCGCACCGATCGCGATAATAGCTATCGGAGTTTATCAGCTAATTAATAAGCTTAATTAA